From the Ruminiclostridium josui JCM 17888 genome, one window contains:
- a CDS encoding glucose-1-phosphate adenylyltransferase: MIRKEMIAMLLAGGQGSRLGVLTKNVAKPAVLYGGKYRIIDFSLSNCINSGIDTVGVLTQYQPLKLNAHIGIGKPWDMDRIDGGVTILSPYLKAEIGEWFKGTANAVYQNIQYIDKYSPHYVIILSGDHIYKMDYSKMLDFHKENQADATISVINVPYEEASRYGIMNCHANGKIYEFEEKPKNPKSTLASMGVYIFNWPILREYLIKDNECSDSENDFGKNIIPAMLGDGKSMWAYQYSGYWRDVGTIQAFWESNMDLVSRVPQFNLFDPEWRIYTPNPVKPAHYIASSACVKKSLVAEGCSVYGTVVNSILFPGAYIEEGAFIQDSIIMSNSRVCKNAYVNRSIISEQVIIGEKARLGEGADVPNEYKPGIYNSGITVVGEEASIPADAVIGKNVMIDIGASAADFTSLNVESGKSVFKGGVAE; this comes from the coding sequence ATGATTAGGAAAGAAATGATAGCAATGTTGCTGGCTGGGGGCCAGGGAAGCCGTCTGGGTGTACTCACTAAGAATGTGGCCAAACCTGCGGTTCTATATGGAGGGAAATATAGAATAATTGACTTTTCTCTTAGTAACTGTATAAATTCCGGAATTGATACAGTAGGTGTTCTGACCCAATATCAACCGCTAAAGCTCAATGCTCATATAGGAATAGGCAAACCATGGGATATGGACAGAATAGACGGTGGTGTTACCATATTATCCCCCTATTTAAAGGCGGAAATAGGAGAATGGTTTAAAGGCACTGCAAACGCAGTTTATCAGAATATTCAGTATATAGACAAGTATTCCCCTCATTATGTAATTATTCTATCTGGTGATCATATCTACAAAATGGATTATTCCAAAATGCTTGATTTTCACAAGGAAAACCAAGCAGATGCCACAATTTCAGTTATTAATGTGCCTTATGAAGAGGCTAGCAGATACGGCATTATGAATTGTCATGCAAACGGTAAAATTTATGAGTTCGAAGAAAAACCCAAAAATCCTAAAAGTACCCTTGCATCTATGGGGGTTTATATTTTCAACTGGCCAATTCTAAGAGAGTATTTAATAAAGGATAATGAATGCTCTGATTCCGAAAATGATTTTGGAAAAAACATAATTCCCGCAATGCTTGGAGATGGGAAAAGTATGTGGGCATACCAGTATTCCGGCTATTGGAGAGATGTAGGGACAATACAAGCTTTTTGGGAATCAAATATGGATTTGGTAAGCAGAGTTCCTCAATTTAATCTATTTGATCCGGAATGGAGAATTTATACACCGAATCCTGTTAAGCCGGCTCACTATATAGCTAGTAGTGCCTGTGTAAAAAAATCACTAGTAGCAGAAGGCTGCTCGGTTTATGGAACAGTTGTAAACTCCATTTTATTTCCGGGTGCTTATATAGAAGAGGGAGCATTTATTCAGGACTCGATTATAATGTCCAATTCAAGAGTATGTAAAAATGCATACGTAAACAGATCTATTATCAGTGAGCAGGTTATAATAGGCGAAAAAGCTAGACTTGGAGAAGGTGCGGATGTTCCTAATGAATACAAGCCTGGAATATATAACTCAGGTATTACGGTTGTAGGAGAAGAGGCAAGCATACCTGCAGATGCTGTAATTGGAAAGAATGTTATGATTGATATAGGAGCTTCGGCAGCGGATTTTACATCTTTAAATGTAGAATCCGGTAAAAGCGTATTTAAAGGTGGTGTTGCGGAATGA
- the murI gene encoding glutamate racemase, with amino-acid sequence MNTNKIGFLDSGFGGITVLSEALRQLPKENYIYYADIEHVPYGTKTKEEVRKYVFQAVEFLVNQGIKALVVACNTATSIAVKELRGMYDFPILGMEPAVKPAVLNGNGKRVLVLATALTLREEKFHNLVQRVDQEHVVDYLPFPELVELAENMIFDYRKVIPVIKNKLAGINLENYKTLVLGCTHFPIYRNAFKQALPPFIDIIDGSEGTIRYLKRLLEERRLISTNTDGGNVVFFDSGIQIQNKERLKTFEWLISHC; translated from the coding sequence ATGAACACCAATAAAATAGGTTTTTTAGATTCCGGCTTTGGCGGGATAACAGTTTTAAGCGAGGCGCTGAGACAGCTTCCCAAAGAAAATTACATATATTATGCAGATATCGAACATGTGCCTTATGGAACAAAGACAAAGGAAGAAGTAAGGAAATATGTTTTTCAAGCCGTAGAATTTTTGGTGAATCAAGGAATCAAAGCACTTGTTGTAGCATGTAATACCGCTACAAGTATTGCTGTAAAAGAACTCAGAGGGATGTACGATTTTCCTATATTAGGCATGGAACCCGCGGTGAAGCCTGCTGTTCTAAACGGTAATGGAAAAAGGGTTCTTGTCCTTGCTACTGCCTTAACTCTTCGTGAAGAAAAATTCCACAACCTGGTGCAAAGAGTTGATCAGGAACATGTAGTTGATTATCTGCCTTTTCCTGAGTTGGTTGAGTTAGCTGAGAATATGATTTTTGATTATAGAAAAGTTATACCTGTAATAAAAAACAAATTAGCAGGCATTAATCTGGAAAATTATAAAACTTTGGTTTTAGGGTGTACTCATTTTCCGATATACAGGAATGCATTTAAACAGGCTCTCCCTCCTTTTATTGATATAATAGACGGTAGCGAAGGGACAATCAGATATCTTAAGCGTTTACTGGAGGAGAGACGGCTTATTAGCACAAATACTGATGGCGGGAATGTAGTTTTTTTTGATTCAGGTATCCAAATACAGAACAAGGAAAGGCTAAAAACTTTTGAGTGGCTTATTTCCCATTGCTAG
- a CDS encoding DUF6385 domain-containing protein, translating into MPGMPIYQDSPANLKNQIFATNGSAVINVQADNTGRLKVATDVSSPLAVDVNEAANSIAVYGNDGTTNQILKTNSTGQLDIRPLTVSDTVSVNITEADDSIAVYGNDGTTNRILKTNATGQLDIRPLTVSDTVSVSITEADDSIAVYGNDGTTNRILKTNATGQLDIRPLTSSDTVNVDISHETDSIAVYGSDGTDSHVLLTDSNGVLQVSQSRNFIDSTLATSATTDSYQYTAQQEIAQLTTYQFFVKNTGDTNNVTVLVELSPNGTDWVADSEEREVKPGEATIITSSKFLKYIRLGYKSTTSSSSTDINVIFQGQS; encoded by the coding sequence ATGCCCGGAATGCCAATTTATCAGGATTCTCCGGCGAATCTAAAAAATCAGATTTTTGCAACAAATGGATCAGCTGTAATTAATGTTCAGGCTGACAATACAGGTAGATTGAAGGTAGCAACAGACGTATCTTCTCCCCTTGCTGTTGACGTAAACGAGGCTGCGAACAGTATCGCTGTCTACGGTAATGATGGTACTACAAACCAAATTTTAAAAACAAATTCAACTGGTCAGCTGGATATCAGACCTTTAACCGTTTCTGATACCGTTAGCGTTAATATTACTGAAGCTGATGACAGTATTGCTGTTTATGGTAACGATGGTACTACAAACCGCATTCTTAAAACAAATGCTACTGGTCAACTGGATATCAGGCCTTTAACCGTTTCTGATACCGTTAGTGTTAGTATTACAGAAGCTGATGACAGTATTGCTGTTTATGGTAACGATGGTACTACAAACCGCATTCTTAAAACAAATGCTACTGGTCAGTTAGATATCAGACCCCTTACTTCTTCTGATACCGTTAATGTTGATATTTCTCACGAAACCGACAGTATTGCTGTCTATGGTAGTGACGGTACTGACAGTCATGTTCTATTAACTGATTCAAATGGGGTATTGCAGGTAAGCCAATCTCGTAACTTTATAGATTCTACACTCGCAACCTCAGCCACAACCGACAGTTATCAATATACTGCACAGCAAGAAATTGCTCAACTCACAACTTATCAGTTCTTTGTAAAAAATACAGGAGACACAAACAATGTTACTGTTTTGGTTGAATTAAGTCCTAATGGTACAGATTGGGTAGCTGACTCTGAAGAACGTGAAGTTAAGCCCGGTGAGGCGACTATTATAACTTCAAGTAAATTCTTAAAATATATACGTTTAGGATACAAATCCACCACTTCCAGTTCCAGCACAGATATAAACGTTATTTTCCAAGGTCAAAGCTAA
- a CDS encoding tRNA 2-thiocytidine biosynthesis TtcA family protein, with the protein MIEAGDRIAVGVSGGKDSMTLLTALRQLQNFYPKKFELEAISLTMGIGNADFTPVAEYCKQIGVNYTIEETLIGKIIFEVRNEKNPCSMCANLRRGALHNKAKMLGCNKVALGHHRDDAVETLLLSTFYEGRIHTFSPVTYLDRKDLHLIRPLIYTEEKQIKSVVKSADLPIVKSPCHVDGKTKRQYIKDLLLELQKDNKEIKSNLFGAIKRAEIDGWHE; encoded by the coding sequence ATGATTGAAGCTGGGGACAGAATTGCAGTTGGCGTAAGCGGCGGAAAAGATAGCATGACCCTTCTTACTGCACTAAGACAGCTCCAGAATTTTTATCCAAAAAAGTTTGAACTTGAGGCAATCAGTCTTACAATGGGTATAGGAAATGCCGATTTCACTCCGGTTGCAGAATATTGCAAACAAATAGGTGTTAATTATACTATTGAAGAAACTCTGATTGGAAAGATAATTTTTGAGGTAAGAAATGAAAAGAATCCTTGTTCTATGTGTGCAAATCTTAGAAGAGGAGCTCTCCATAATAAAGCAAAAATGCTTGGATGCAATAAGGTTGCCCTCGGTCATCATAGGGATGATGCCGTTGAAACCCTGTTGCTTAGCACTTTCTATGAAGGAAGAATACATACTTTTTCTCCTGTAACTTACCTTGACAGGAAGGATTTACACCTTATTCGTCCTCTTATTTATACTGAAGAAAAACAAATAAAATCAGTTGTAAAGTCAGCGGATCTGCCAATTGTTAAAAGTCCATGTCATGTTGATGGTAAAACCAAACGTCAGTATATCAAGGATTTACTTCTGGAACTCCAAAAAGATAACAAAGAAATTAAAAGTAACCTTTTTGGAGCTATAAAACGTGCGGAAATCGACGGATGGCACGAATAA